TGTATTGTTTTGAATTTGTGGTTTTTCTACAGCAACATCAATTGGTTTTACGGTTTCAGGCGTAAGGACTTTTGATTCAGTATTTTGATTATTGCCCTCTTTATTGCTGTTGGCATTGATAATAGTGTTTTCTTTTTTAGAAACTTCAACTATTGAATAATCAGTTTTTCTGAAATAAGTAGGAGGGATTATAAATTGTTCAACTTTTTTTTTTCTCCATCATAATTGATAGAGGCTAGTTGCATTAGGCAAAGTTCAACAAGTAGTCGTTGATTTTGACTTGCTTTGTATTTTAAATCACAATCGTTGGCGATTTCGATGCCTTTTAATAAAAAATCTTGACTACATTTTTGGGCTTGAATACCGTACATTTTTTGAGCTTGCTCGCCAACTTCAAGTAAAATAAGGGTTGAAGGAGTTTTGCTTACTAATAAATCTCTAAAATGACTAGCTAGTCCAGAAACAAAATGGTGTGCGTCAAAACCTTTGGCGAGGATATCATTGAAAGCGATTAATAAGTCAGGTATTTTATTTTCCAGAAGTAAATCGGTAATTGTAACGTAGGTTTCGTAGTCTAAAACATTTAAATTTTCGGTTACGGCCTGACGAGTTAAGTTGTTTCCGCAAAAAGAAACCACTCTATCGAAAATTGATAAAGCATCTCGCATAGCGCCATCTGCTTTTTGGGCAATGATATGCAAAGCGTCATCTTCAAAAAAAACACCTTGACTAGTAGCTACTTCTGCTAGATGTTCTTTAGCGTCTTTTACGGTAATTCTTTTGAAATCAAATATTTGACAACGAGATAATATCGTTGGAATAATTTTATGTTTTTCAGTGGTTGCCAATATAAAAATGGCGTGTTTTGGCGGTTCTTCTAAAGTTTTTAAAAATGCATTAAAAGCCGCTGAAGATAACATATGTACCTCGTCAATGATATATACTTTATATTGCCCTGTTTGTGGAGGAATACGTACTTGATCGATTAAATTTCGAATATCATCTACCGAATTGTTTGAAGCAGCATCTAGTTCGAACACATTAAATGCAAAATCTTCATTGGGATCATCATAACCTGGTTGATTTATTTTTCGAGCTAGAATACGTGCGCAAGTTGTTTTTCCTACACCACGTGGACCAGTGAATAAAAGAGCTGAAGCTAAGTGATTGCTTTCAATAGCGTTAAGTAAGGTATTGGTAATCGCTTTTTGCCCCACTACATCTTTAAATGTTTGGGGACGATATTTACGGGCCGATACTACAAATTGTTCCATGCTTTTCTTTATTCGAAAGCAAATATAGGATTTGAAAATTCAAAAAACAAGTCACAAAATTTTAATTTTTCCACTTATTAATTTCTACTAAAAAGAAATGGTGAATTCGTTTTTCTGCTAACATTTGTGTATTTTCACAGTACTTTGTAGTTATGACTTTATAAATCGTCTTAATATGAATATTATCAAAGGGATTGTAATTGTTGGAGGAGGATTAGCTGGACTTACGGCGGCAATACATTTGTCAAAAATTGGACTTAAAGTTATTTTAATTGAGAAAAATGAATATCCAAAGCATAAGGTTTGTGGAGAGTATATTTCAAATGAAATTGTACCTTATTTAAATTGGCTTTCATTGGATATTTCTCAATTAAATCCTACTCAAATTTCAAAGCTAGATTTTTCTACTGCCGATGGTGAATTAATTCAATGTAATTTACCTCTTGGCGGATTTGGGGTTAGTCGCTATGCTTTGGATGATTTCCTTTATAGAAAAGCAATTCAGAATGGTTGTGAAATCATACAGGATAGTGTAGATGATATTGTTTATAAAAATGATTTTTTTACAATTTCTACTTTGAATAACAGAACGATTACAGCTGGAATTGTAATTGGTGCTTTCGGAAAGAGATCTAATATAGATCAAAAATTAAAACGTGAATTTATTACTAAGAAATCGTATTGGTTGGCAGTAAAAGCTCATTATTCAGGTGAATATTCTAATGAATTAGTAGGATTGCACAATTTTAAAGGAGGGTATTGTGGTGTTTCAAAGGTAGAGAATGACGCTGTAAATATTTGTTATTTGGCTAGTTATGATTCATTTAAAAAATATAAAAGTATTGAAGATTTTCAAAATCAGGTTGTAGTTAAGAATCCATATTTAAAATTAATTTTTGATACTAGTGAATTACTTTTTGATACTCCTCTAACAATTAGTCAAATATCATTTGATGCTAAAAACACGGTAGAAAATCATATTTTGATGATTGGTGATACTGCTGGTTTGATTCATCCTTTATGCGGAAACGGTATGGCTATGGCTATTCATAGTGCTAAAATTGTTTCTGAACTGATAGAAAAATTACATAAAAATGAAATAAAATCTAGAAAGCAATTGGAAAAGAGATACATAAAGGAATGGAATCTGAACTTTAAAAAAAGATTAAGAATGGGGCGTTTTTTAACATTTATATTACAAAAACAAAAAACTAGTGCTTTTTTGATGAAAATAATGATTAAATTCCCAAAGTTATTACCAATTATAATAAAGAGAACTCATGGTAAGTTAATAGTTGTAAATGATTAGTATTTTTTGATCTTTAAATTATGATTAATAAAAGCAAGATGTTTATAAAAACAAAATATAGAACCGATGATCCTGAAATAATAGATGATTTTGATTTGGGAGGAGATGTTTTGAAAGAATCATTGGATAAAATTGCACAAATTAATCAGTTATTGGGAGGTAATAAGTTGACTTTAAAAGGAGTTGAAAAATTATTAAAAAAAGTTCCTAGTTTGAATTTGATTACGATTGTGGATGTTGGTTGTGGTAATGGAGATATGTTGCGGAAATTAGCTGATTTCGGTGTTCGAAATAACTTGAATTTTGAACTTGTTGGAATTGATGCTAATAAGTATACTGTGAATTACGCGAACGTTTTGTCTAAAAATTATTCAAATATAAAGTATAGATGTGAAGATGTTTTTAGTGAATCTTTTAGTGAGTTAAAATACGATATAGTATTGTTTACCTTAACATTACATCATTTTGAAAATAAAGAAATTGTTGAAATTTTAAATTTATTTAATACTAATTCTAAGTTTGGATTAGTTATCAATGATTTACATCGAAGTATTATAGCTTATCGATTGTTTCAAGTGATTTGTTTTGTGTTTCGTCTGAATGAAATGTCTCGAAAAGACGGCTTGACTTCTATTTTAAGAGGATTTAAAAAACGAGAATTGCTTGAGTTTTCAGAAAATTTGAAATTTAAAAAATATAGCATTAAGTGGAAATGGGCTTTCCGATATCAATGGATAATTGAGAAATAAAATTAGGTTTAGTTTTTTAATTTTAAAATGTAACTATCAAAAAAATAATGAACGTAAAAATAAAATGTGTTGCGAAGCAGTTGCCTAAGTTTTCAAGGAGTACTGAAGAGATTCTTCCTTTTTTGGATATTTGGTTAGAAGGGCAAGAAGATCGTTTTATTCGAAAAGTAAAGAAAATTTTTGAAGGTGCTGCAGTTGATAAACGGTATTCTATAATGGATCCTATAGCTGTTTTTGAAAATACTTCTTTTGAGGATAAAAATGATATTTACTGTAGAGAAGTAATTATTCTGGGAGAAAAAGTATTAGATAAAGCGTTAAAAAAAGCTGAGTGGTTATCAGAGGAGTTAGATTTTATTATTACTGTAAGTTGTACCGGTATCATGATTCCTTCATTAGATGCCTATTTGATTAATAGTTTGAAATTGAGACAGGATATTGTAAGATTGCCGGTTACAGAAATGGGTTGTGCAGCGGGAATTTCGGGAATTATCTACGCGAAAAATTTCCTAAAAGCGAACCCTGGTAAAAAAGCCGCTGTTATTGCTGTAGAAAGTCCTACAGCTACGTTTCAATTGAATGATTTTTCAATGGCAAACATTGTAAGTGCAGCTATTTTTGGTGATGGAGCAGCATGTGTATTGCTTTCTTCGGTTGAAGAGGAAGAGGGGGTTGAAATTATTGACGAAGAAATGTATCATTTTTATGATAATATTGATATGATGGGGTTTAAACTTACAAATTCTGGATTGCAAATGGTTTTGGATATTGAAGTACCAAATACTATCGCTTCTCATTTTGAAGCTATTGTGCATCCTTTTTTGGAAAAAAACAGTTTAAAAATAAAGGATATTGATCATTTAATTTTTCACCCAGGAGGAAAAAAAATTATACAAATTGTAGAAGAGCTCTTTTTTGATTATGGAAAAAACATTGATGACACGAAAGAGGTTTTAAAATTATATGGGAATATGTCAAGCGCAACTGTATTGTATGTTTTAGAGCGATTTATGGATAAAAAACCTCAAAAAGGATCAAAAGGCTTGATGTTGAGTTTTGGGCCTGGATTTTCGGCTCAAAGAGTGTTATTGGGGTTCTAGATAGTATGTAAAAGTTTTTTTTTCTAAAATAAATTGGTTAATAAATGGATATAATATCAAAATTACCTTATTCTAAGCCGTTTTTGTTTGTTGATAAGATTATCGAAATTAGTGAAGATGGAGTAGTGGGGGAATATTTTTTTGATGAGAATTTGGATTTCTACAAAGGCCATTTTAAAGACAATCCAGTTACACCAGGAGTTATTTTGATAGAAGTTATGGCACAAATTGGATTAGTGTGTTTAGGTATCTATTTGTTAAAAGAAAAAATAAATTTAAAAACTGCAATTTGTTTAACATCAACCGATATTGAATTTTTAAAAGCAGTTTTCCCTAAGGAGAAAGTTACTGTGATTTCGGAAAAAATCTATTTCAGATTTGGAAAGTTAAAGTGTAAAGTAAGTATGAAAAATGAAAAGGATGAAATAGTTTGTAATGGGATAATTTCGGGAATGATGGTTTAAATCTAATTAAATACATGAAAAATCGAGTTGTTGTAACGGGTTTAGGTGTTGTTGCTCCAAATGGGGTAGGGCTTGATGTGTTTCAACATGCGGTAAAAAATGGAATTTCAGGTATTAGGTATTTTGAAGAATTGGAAAGATTAAAATTTTCATGTCAAATAGCTGGAATGCCAAATGTTTCTACAGAATTAGCGTTACAGTATTTTACTGAATTAGAACTTAAAAATTTTAATTCTTCTGGTATTTTATATGGTGTTATAGCAGGAATTGATGCTTGGAAAGATGCTGGACTATCAATAGAGCATTTCGATGAGCCAGATTGGGATAGCGGGACTGTTTTCGGATCTGGAACCTCTGGAATTGATAAATTTAGGGAAAGTATTTATAAAATTGATGATTTTAAAGTTAGGAATTTAGGCAGCTCTTCAGTAATTCAAACAATGAATAGTGGAGTGAGTGCTTATTTAGGAGGTAAATTAGGATTAGGGAATTTGGTATCTTCAAATTCTTCTGCCTGTACTACTGGTGCCGAAAGCATTATTATGGGGTATGATCGTATTCGATCAGGGCAAGCTAAACGTATTTTAGCTGGAAGTACAAGTGATTCCGGACCATATATTTGGGGAGGATTTGATGCGATGCGGGTATGTACCTACAAGCACAATGATTTTCCAGAGATAGCTTCTAGGCCTATGTCAGCTAGTGCCTCGGGATTTGTCCCGGCTAGTGGTGCTGGAGCTTTAGTTTTGGAAGATTTGGAAACGGCATTAGCACGTGGAGCAAGAATATATGCTGAAGTGTTAGGAGGTGCTTTGAACTCTGGAGGACAAAGAGGTTTAGGGACATTAACGGCTCCAAATCCTATAGCAGTCCAAAGATGCATTCAAAATGCGATGAAAAATTCAGGTATTTCGAGTGAAGAAGTTGATGCTATTAATGGTCATCTTACTGCAACTGCTAAGGATGGTTTGGAAATTTCAAATTGGAGTGCGGCATTAAATCGAAAAGGAATTGATTTTCCATATATTAATTCCTTGAAATCGACTGTCGGACATTGCTTGTCGGCTGCTGGAAGTATTGAGAGTGTTGCTACTGTTTTACAATTGCATGAGGGATATGTTTTTCCAAATCGGAATTGTGAAGATTTGCATTCCGAAATTGAGTCAATAGTAGATTCTTCTAGAATTCCAACTCAATTGATTGAAACAGAAATAAATATTATTTTAAAAGCTAGTTTTGGATTTGGAGATGTAAATGGATGTGTTGTTTTTAAAAAATATATATCTTAGTAGCTTTAATATTAAATAGTTAATGTATAAAAATATAGTTTTATGGATAGAGAAGAAGCATTAGAACAGTTGAAAAATATAGTGAAGCCTTATGTTCAAGATCAGGAAGCTTTAGATTCTCTTTCTGAAGAAACAGATTTTATAAATGATTTAAAAATAAATTCGGCTAATCTTGTTGATGTGATATTAGATATTGAAGAAAAGTTTGACATCATAATTGATAACGAGTCAATGAAACAAATGGTCAATGTAAAAGAGGCAATTGGTATTATTGAAACTGAATTACTGAAACAATGATTGGGAATGATATAGTTGATCTTAGGTTAGCTAGAAAAGAAAGTAATTGGAAAAGGAAAGGTTTTTTGGAAAAAATTTTTTCTTTTGAAGAACAAATATTGATTCATAATGATTCTAATCCTGAACTGATGGTTTGGAATCTATGGAGTAGAAAAGAAGCGGCTTATAAAATTTATAATCGATGTACAGGAATTAAAGGTTATTTTCCATGGTTATTACAATGTTATTATGATGATGGAAATTCCGGAAAAGTTGTTATAGATGATTTTGTTTTCTATACTCAAACACAAATCACGGATGCTTACGTTTATTCTGTAGCTGCTACTGATATAGCAGTTTTTACTAAAATAAAATCTTTAGTAACAACTGAAAATATAAAAAAGACCAATGGAATACCTAATATTTTAGATAACAGTACAAATACAATTCAACCTGTTTCTATAACCCATCATGGACGTTTTCAAAAGATAATTTCCTTGTAAAACGATCTGAAATTATTTAATTCCTAATCTTTTTTTCAACTTTAAAAATAATAGAGCAATAGTGTAAGCATCTTCCGAAGGGGAATTGCGATAACTTTTTGGTAGTTTGAAAATTTCGGATAGTTCGTCTAGTGAAAACTGCTTGTCATTTATATCTACAAGTTTTCGATACATGACATCAATATCTAAGGCTTCATTTTTTAATCGACCACATCCTAATCTTATCAAGGCATTATTAATCATGTCAACATCAAAATCAACATGATGGCCTATTAAAATAGCATTTCCGATATATTCTATAAAGGCATGCATTGCTTCGGGTTCACTTAATTTTTTCATTTTACTTTCAAGGATAAATTCATTTGAAAGTCCGTTGTCATGAAAAAATTTGTATTGAAGCAAAATAGATTCAAAATTATCTCCGATATGAATTCGGTTGTTAATTATTGCAAATGATCCAATTGATAATATGACATCACTTTCGGGATTTAAGCCAGAAGTTTCAGTTGTAAATACAACGTATCGTTTTGATTTTTGCTCAAACTTAGAAAGATAAGTTTTCCAAAATTCTGGATGTTCTTTGTTTATGTTTTTTAGCCAATCAAGCATGTTTATGAAAATTGCGTTAGTTTGAAATTACTTTTAATTAACTCTTCGAGTTCTTTCATTGGGGCTAAGGCATTCTTTAATTTTTCTTTGTCTAATTTTGTTAATTCTTTCAAATTAATGAATTGACCTGCATTTTCGTTTTTTAGCCCTTCATTTACTCTAAACTTTGATAAAGTTAAAAATGCTTCCGCGCAATTAAGATAAGTGTCAGAATTTTTGGAATCAATAATTGCTAATTGTTTAAAGCGTAAATAGGTATTGTTTAATCCTTTGATGTTAAAATGTAAAGCAAATAACCTAGCGCCATCAATTAATGGCATTAAAGCTTTTGTTTTAATGTCAAATTCGTCTTTGTGTGGTTCTTCTTCTTCTACAGCAAATTTCTTAAAAAAAGTAAGGGGCGAATTTTTTCTTAAGGCGTCATTGCCTAGAAAATCAAAAAACAAAGAATTGTCCTCTAAATTTTTTTCAATTACATTTTCGATAGCTTCAAATATTTTTTTCTCACCAAAAACGAGTTCTAAATCAAAGAAAATACTACTCAGATCATTGCTATTTTCACCTGGAGTATTCATCCAGCTATCATATTGCTTAGTCCAGTCAGTCAATGATTTACACCAAAGCATATTACTTGCCATATGTCCATTTGGACACAATTCATAACCTACTTTTTCTAGTGTTGCAGTTGTCTTTTTTCCTAATTTCAAAAAGTAATCTCTTACATCTCTGTATTTGTCCGGTAAAACATCTTCAAAGATTAAAATACTATCTTGATCTGTAAGTAATAATTGTTCTTTTCTTCCTTGGCTTCCAATGCTTAGCCAAACAAATCGAGCAGGAGGTGAACCTAGGTCTAATATTGACAATTCGACTGCGCGTTTTAAAATAGCTGAATTTATTTCGCTCGCGATATTGTAAATATTTGAAAGTGGTATATTTTTATGAATTGAATTTTGAATCAATTCAGTTAAGCGTTCTCTAAGATTTTTAAGTTCTTTAGCATTAGATGCTCTTTTAATTTCTTTGATTAGAACACCTGGATTATTGGCCTGTGCAATAATTAAATCATGTTCGGAAATCATTCCTTTGACAACAGATTTATCTGTTCCGTCTAAAGTAACACATAAGTGAGTTACATTATTTTTCAACATCATGAGTTGCGCTTCAGCCAATGAAATATTTTCAACAACAGTTACTACAGGCGAAGACATAATAGTTTTCATAGTTACTGTTAATGGAAATTGTCCCGTAGCAATTTTGGAGCACATATCAGTATGAGTAACGATTCCAATAGGTAAATGGTTATCGCAAATCACAACACTAGACGAGAGATTTTCGGTCATTAGAAATGCAATGTCCTTTGCTACATCATTAATCGTTGCTATTAGTGGTGATCTATTATAGGTTAAAGACTGAAAATATTGCATTTCTGACTTTTGGTCAATGTAAAATACATTATCAGTAGCTAATTTACCTCTTAAATTTTCTTTTTCTTTTGGATTCCAAGTATTTGTAGCAAAGCTTTCTAAAAGAAAGTTAAGTACATCTGGATTATTAGCTACAAAAGGTCTAAATGTCGCAATAGGAATAGCATATACAATACTTTCTTCACGAGATTTAGCAGTCATCATGTAATTATTTTTAGCAAAAAAAGGTCTTAGTCCGAAAACATCACCAGAATGACACTTATTTAAAAGTGTTTCTTCAGCATCAGCAATAACAGATAAATGAATTGTACCAGAAGACACAACATAGAAACAATCGTGTAGTTTGTCATTTATTTGGAATAAAGTTTCGTTCTTCTCCAAATTTAAAACTCTAATATTTGTAGCTATTACAGACAATTCTTGAAAAGTCAAGTTATCAAAAGGTGGGTATACCTTTAAAAAATCAGCTATATTTTCGGCAATTGTATTCATAGTTAGTTTGTAAAGTAATGCACGTAAAAATAATAAAAATAGGTATCAAAACGAAAGGATATAATTTATATTTGATTTATTTATTCTTAGTTAAAATTATCATAAATATCCAATAAATAACATGGCAATAATTATAAATATTTAATTTTAATAGCAAATAAACAAAGAAACTATGAAAATTTTAAAAATCACATTACTAATATTTTGCACTTTTTTTGCAATATCATTTGTAAATGCACAGGAAAAACCAAAAAGCCCGCCAGAAACAGCAACTGGAAAAATCAATGGTACTACAATTCAAATAAATTACGGAAGTCCTTCAGTTAGAGAAAGAAAAATATGGGGAGAATTAGTTCCTTTTGACCAAGTTTGGAGAGCTGGAGCGAATGAGGCAACAACTTTTGAAACTGACAAAGACCTTACAATTGAAGGCGCTAAATTACCAGCAGGTAAATATTCTTTTTTTATAATTCCTAATAAAACAGAAAGTACCATTATTTTTAATAAAGAAGCCAAGCAATGGGGGGCTTATAAATATAATGAAAAAGAAGATCAGCTTCGTGTGAAAGTAAAACCACAAACAACAAGTTCAAAGGTTGAAAAATTAGTTTATGCCATAAATGCAAATGATGTAACTTTAAGTTGGGACAATTGGAATATTGGTTTTAAAGTAAAATAATTGAATAATTAGTTAGTTAAAAAATCATTGTCGTTTTGGCAATGATTTTTTTTTGACATTTTTGAAACGCAAGGTTTATAAAGAGATAAGTAGTGTTTTTTGAATTAAAGATATACGAACAGATTAAAGAAAACATTATGTTCTAATAAAATTCTATTTTACATAATATAAATTATAGTTCATTTATGTTGATCTAAATTTGACTGAAGAACTGCTATTAGTTTGTTATCCATTTGTAACCGTTTAATATTTTAATAACTGAGTTAATTCTAAATTTTATTAATTTAAAAGCCAAATGAAAAAACAACTATTAATGTATAATAGTTTAGAACATAATTTTAAAAGTTACTTTTGCAAAAAAAAAATAAAAAGGTTTTCTAAAAATGACTAAAGCAAAATATTTTCAATTAATTCTGATTTTAGGATCCATGACGGCACTTGGGCCATTTTCAATTGATATGTATTTACCTGGATTTTCAGGAATTGCTCAAGATCTTAATACTACAGTAACCAATGTTTCTATGTCATTATCCAGTTATTTTATTGGAATTTCATTTGGGCAGTTATTATATGGACCATTATTAGATCGTTTTGGAAGAAAAAAACCTTTGTTTATTGGTCTGTTGGTATATATTTTAGCTTCTTTGGCCTGTGTTTTTGTAGCTGATATAAATACGTTCATTGGACTTAGATTTATTCAGGCTGTTGGAAGCTGTGCTGCTACAGTGGCATCTGTTGCGATGGTTAGAGA
The Flavobacterium sp. 5 DNA segment above includes these coding regions:
- the dnaX gene encoding DNA polymerase III subunit gamma/tau, with the protein product MEQFVVSARKYRPQTFKDVVGQKAITNTLLNAIESNHLASALLFTGPRGVGKTTCARILARKINQPGYDDPNEDFAFNVFELDAASNNSVDDIRNLIDQVRIPPQTGQYKVYIIDEVHMLSSAAFNAFLKTLEEPPKHAIFILATTEKHKIIPTILSRCQIFDFKRITVKDAKEHLAEVATSQGVFFEDDALHIIAQKADGAMRDALSIFDRVVSFCGNNLTRQAVTENLNVLDYETYVTITDLLLENKIPDLLIAFNDILAKGFDAHHFVSGLASHFRDLLVSKTPSTLILLEVGEQAQKMYGIQAQKCSQDFLLKGIEIANDCDLKYKASQNQRLLVELCLMQLASINYDGEKKKLNNL
- a CDS encoding NAD(P)/FAD-dependent oxidoreductase, with protein sequence MNIIKGIVIVGGGLAGLTAAIHLSKIGLKVILIEKNEYPKHKVCGEYISNEIVPYLNWLSLDISQLNPTQISKLDFSTADGELIQCNLPLGGFGVSRYALDDFLYRKAIQNGCEIIQDSVDDIVYKNDFFTISTLNNRTITAGIVIGAFGKRSNIDQKLKREFITKKSYWLAVKAHYSGEYSNELVGLHNFKGGYCGVSKVENDAVNICYLASYDSFKKYKSIEDFQNQVVVKNPYLKLIFDTSELLFDTPLTISQISFDAKNTVENHILMIGDTAGLIHPLCGNGMAMAIHSAKIVSELIEKLHKNEIKSRKQLEKRYIKEWNLNFKKRLRMGRFLTFILQKQKTSAFLMKIMIKFPKLLPIIIKRTHGKLIVVND
- a CDS encoding methyltransferase domain-containing protein, whose amino-acid sequence is MINKSKMFIKTKYRTDDPEIIDDFDLGGDVLKESLDKIAQINQLLGGNKLTLKGVEKLLKKVPSLNLITIVDVGCGNGDMLRKLADFGVRNNLNFELVGIDANKYTVNYANVLSKNYSNIKYRCEDVFSESFSELKYDIVLFTLTLHHFENKEIVEILNLFNTNSKFGLVINDLHRSIIAYRLFQVICFVFRLNEMSRKDGLTSILRGFKKRELLEFSENLKFKKYSIKWKWAFRYQWIIEK
- a CDS encoding type III polyketide synthase yields the protein MNVKIKCVAKQLPKFSRSTEEILPFLDIWLEGQEDRFIRKVKKIFEGAAVDKRYSIMDPIAVFENTSFEDKNDIYCREVIILGEKVLDKALKKAEWLSEELDFIITVSCTGIMIPSLDAYLINSLKLRQDIVRLPVTEMGCAAGISGIIYAKNFLKANPGKKAAVIAVESPTATFQLNDFSMANIVSAAIFGDGAACVLLSSVEEEEGVEIIDEEMYHFYDNIDMMGFKLTNSGLQMVLDIEVPNTIASHFEAIVHPFLEKNSLKIKDIDHLIFHPGGKKIIQIVEELFFDYGKNIDDTKEVLKLYGNMSSATVLYVLERFMDKKPQKGSKGLMLSFGPGFSAQRVLLGF
- a CDS encoding 3-hydroxyacyl-ACP dehydratase FabZ family protein, translating into MDIISKLPYSKPFLFVDKIIEISEDGVVGEYFFDENLDFYKGHFKDNPVTPGVILIEVMAQIGLVCLGIYLLKEKINLKTAICLTSTDIEFLKAVFPKEKVTVISEKIYFRFGKLKCKVSMKNEKDEIVCNGIISGMMV
- a CDS encoding beta-ketoacyl synthase, which encodes MKNRVVVTGLGVVAPNGVGLDVFQHAVKNGISGIRYFEELERLKFSCQIAGMPNVSTELALQYFTELELKNFNSSGILYGVIAGIDAWKDAGLSIEHFDEPDWDSGTVFGSGTSGIDKFRESIYKIDDFKVRNLGSSSVIQTMNSGVSAYLGGKLGLGNLVSSNSSACTTGAESIIMGYDRIRSGQAKRILAGSTSDSGPYIWGGFDAMRVCTYKHNDFPEIASRPMSASASGFVPASGAGALVLEDLETALARGARIYAEVLGGALNSGGQRGLGTLTAPNPIAVQRCIQNAMKNSGISSEEVDAINGHLTATAKDGLEISNWSAALNRKGIDFPYINSLKSTVGHCLSAAGSIESVATVLQLHEGYVFPNRNCEDLHSEIESIVDSSRIPTQLIETEINIILKASFGFGDVNGCVVFKKYIS
- a CDS encoding acyl carrier protein, which codes for MDREEALEQLKNIVKPYVQDQEALDSLSEETDFINDLKINSANLVDVILDIEEKFDIIIDNESMKQMVNVKEAIGIIETELLKQ
- a CDS encoding 4'-phosphopantetheinyl transferase superfamily protein; translation: MIGNDIVDLRLARKESNWKRKGFLEKIFSFEEQILIHNDSNPELMVWNLWSRKEAAYKIYNRCTGIKGYFPWLLQCYYDDGNSGKVVIDDFVFYTQTQITDAYVYSVAATDIAVFTKIKSLVTTENIKKTNGIPNILDNSTNTIQPVSITHHGRFQKIISL
- a CDS encoding 3'-5' exonuclease; translated protein: MLDWLKNINKEHPEFWKTYLSKFEQKSKRYVVFTTETSGLNPESDVILSIGSFAIINNRIHIGDNFESILLQYKFFHDNGLSNEFILESKMKKLSEPEAMHAFIEYIGNAILIGHHVDFDVDMINNALIRLGCGRLKNEALDIDVMYRKLVDINDKQFSLDELSEIFKLPKSYRNSPSEDAYTIALLFLKLKKRLGIK
- a CDS encoding DUF294 nucleotidyltransferase-like domain-containing protein, with translation MNTIAENIADFLKVYPPFDNLTFQELSVIATNIRVLNLEKNETLFQINDKLHDCFYVVSSGTIHLSVIADAEETLLNKCHSGDVFGLRPFFAKNNYMMTAKSREESIVYAIPIATFRPFVANNPDVLNFLLESFATNTWNPKEKENLRGKLATDNVFYIDQKSEMQYFQSLTYNRSPLIATINDVAKDIAFLMTENLSSSVVICDNHLPIGIVTHTDMCSKIATGQFPLTVTMKTIMSSPVVTVVENISLAEAQLMMLKNNVTHLCVTLDGTDKSVVKGMISEHDLIIAQANNPGVLIKEIKRASNAKELKNLRERLTELIQNSIHKNIPLSNIYNIASEINSAILKRAVELSILDLGSPPARFVWLSIGSQGRKEQLLLTDQDSILIFEDVLPDKYRDVRDYFLKLGKKTTATLEKVGYELCPNGHMASNMLWCKSLTDWTKQYDSWMNTPGENSNDLSSIFFDLELVFGEKKIFEAIENVIEKNLEDNSLFFDFLGNDALRKNSPLTFFKKFAVEEEEPHKDEFDIKTKALMPLIDGARLFALHFNIKGLNNTYLRFKQLAIIDSKNSDTYLNCAEAFLTLSKFRVNEGLKNENAGQFINLKELTKLDKEKLKNALAPMKELEELIKSNFKLTQFS
- a CDS encoding DUF2911 domain-containing protein — translated: MKILKITLLIFCTFFAISFVNAQEKPKSPPETATGKINGTTIQINYGSPSVRERKIWGELVPFDQVWRAGANEATTFETDKDLTIEGAKLPAGKYSFFIIPNKTESTIIFNKEAKQWGAYKYNEKEDQLRVKVKPQTTSSKVEKLVYAINANDVTLSWDNWNIGFKVK